The following coding sequences lie in one Cannabis sativa cultivar Pink pepper isolate KNU-18-1 chromosome 5, ASM2916894v1, whole genome shotgun sequence genomic window:
- the LOC115716306 gene encoding respiratory burst oxidase homolog protein A has protein sequence MRDFPKHERRWASDSVPVKSAVSAGSSPGYDSSSTAAEEEFVEVTLDLQDDNTILLRSVEPATVINIDDAISVVGGAGSETPASVSRSPSTFRRSSSSRLRQFSHELKAEAVAKAKQFSQELRAELKRFSWSHHGHGSRVLSAAASTSATPQNGVSAGPGAGFDSALAARALRKQRAQLDRTRSGAHKALRGLKFISNCKTNRVDAWNEVEANFEKLSKDGFLYRSDFAKCIGMANSNEFALELVDALGRRRRLKVDKISKEELYEFWSQITDQSFDSRLQIFFDMVDKNEDGRITEEEVKEIIMVSASANKLARLKEQAEEYAALIMEELDPERLGYIELWQLETLLLQKDTYLNYSQALSYTSQALSQNLQGLRKRSRIRRLSTKMVYFLQENWKRIWVLMLWVGIMAGLFTWKFLQYKEKKAFNVMGYCLLTAKGAAETLKFNMALILLPVCRNLITWLRNTKMGYFVPFDDNINFHKTIASAIVVGVILHVGNHLACDFPRLISSSEEAYKNNLSLDFGSDKPTYLDLIKGVEGVTGILMVTCMTIAFILATRWFRRSLVKLPKPFDRLTGYNAFWYSHHLFVIVYVLLIIHGVFLYLVHKWYKKTTWMYLCVPVLLYAGERTLRFFRSGFYSVRLLKVAIYPGNVLTLQMSKPPQFKYKSGQYMFVQCPAISPFEWHPFSITSAPGDDYLSVHIRQLGDWTQELKRVFSAACEAPVAGKSGLLRADETTKKSLPKLLIDGPYGAPAQDYRKYDVLLLVGLGIGATPFISILKDLLINIVKMEEQADLASDLSRTSDLSVGSADSTTPNRVSRKKALKTTNAYFYWVTREQGSFDWFKGVMNEVAELDQRGVIEMHNYLTSVYEEGDARSALITMVQALNHAKNGVDIVSGTRVRTHFARPNWKKVFSKMCSKHCGARIGVFYCGAPVLAKELGKLCYDFNQKGTTKFEFHKEHF, from the exons ATGAGGGATTTTCCGAAGCACGAGCGACGTTGGGCGTCTGATTCGGTTCCTGTTAAATCGGCGGTGAGTGCTGGATCATCGCCGGGATACGATTCCAGTTCGACTGCGGCGGAAGAGGAGTTTGTTGAGGTTACGCTTGATCTTCAAGATGATAATACGATTTTACTTCGGAGTGTTGAACCGGCGACGGTGATTAACATCGATGACGCAATCTCTGTCGTTGGTGGTGCCGGAAGTGAAACTCCGGCTTCGGTGTCGAGATCTCCGTCTACGTTTAGGCGGAGCTCGTCGAGTCGGCTTCGTCAGTTTTCTCATGAGCTTAAAGCGGAAGCCGTCGCTAAGGCGAAGCAATTTTCGCAGGAACTAAGAGCTGAGCTAAAGCGATTCTCGTGGAGCCACCACGGTCACGGCTCGCGTGTGCTCTCGGCGGCGGCGTCTACATCAGCTACTCCTCAAAATGGCGTTAGTGCCGGACCTGGAGCTGGATTCGACTCGGCTTTAGCGGCTAGAGCTTTGAGGAAACAGCGAGCTCAGCTCGATCGGACTCGTTCTGGAGCTCATAAGGCTCTTCGTGGATTGAAATTTATCAGTAACTGTAAGACTAACAGAGTCGATGCATGGAACGAAGTTGAGGCAAATTTCGAAAAGCTCTCCAAAGACGGTTTTCTCTATCGCTCCGATTTCGCCAAATGCATtg gaaTGGCGAATTCGAACGAGTTTGCTCTGGAATTAGTTGACGCTTTGGGAAGAAGACGAAGATTGAAAGTTGACAAAATCAGCAAAGAAGAACTCTACGAGTTTTGGTCACAAATTACCGATCAAAGTTTCGATTCCAGGCTTCAGATCTTCTTCGACAT gGTGGACAAGAACGAAGATGGTAGAATTACTGAAGAAGAAGTAAAAGAG ATTATTATGGTAAGTGCTTCTGCAAACAAGTTAGCGAGATTGAAAGAACAGGCAGAAGAATATGCAGCTTTGATCATGGAAGAATTAGACCCTGAAAGACTTGGCTACATTGAG CTATGGCAATTGGAGACGCTTTTGCTACAAAAGGACACATACTTAAACTACAGCCAAGCGTTAAGCTACACGAGCCAAGCCTTGAGCCAGAATCTCCAAGGTCtcagaaagaggagccgaataCGGAGACTGAGCACCAAAATGGTTTATTTTTTGCAAGAAAATTGGAAGAGAATTTGGGTTCTGATGCTTTGGGTTGGCATAATGGCTGGATTGTTCACATGGAAATTCTTACAGTACAAGGAGAAAAAGGCCTTTAACGTAATGGGTTACTGTCTCCTCACGGCTAAAGGAGCCGCCGAGACATTGAAGTTCAACATGGCACTTATACTATTGCCTGTCTGTAGAAATTTAATCACTTGGCTTAGGAATACAAAGATGGGTTACTTTGTGCCTTTTGACGACAACATCAACTTCCATAAG ACAATTGCTTCAGCCATTGTAGTTGGTGTAATTCTCCATGTAGGGAACCATCTTGCATGTGATTTTCCAAGGCTGATAAGTTCATCAGAAGAGGCCTATAAAAACAATTTGAGTCTTGACTTTGGAAGTGATAAGCCCACTTACTTAGATCTTATTAAAGGAGTTGAGGGTGTGACTGGAATCCTTATGGTGACATGTATGACCATAGCATTCATACTTGCTACCCGATGGTTCAGGAGAAGCCTTGTTAAACTTCCCAAGCCATTTGATAGGCTGACTGGCTATAACGCCTTCTGGTATTCACATCACCTGTTTGTCATTGTCTATGTCTTGCTCATAATCCACGGAGTATTTCTCTATCTTGTACACAAATGGTACAAGAAAACG ACATGGATGTACTTATGTGTTCCGGTGTTACTATATGCTGGTGAGAGGACCCTCAGATTTTTCAGGTCCGGATTCTATAGCGTCCGTCTTTTGAAG GTTGCTATTTATCCTGGAAATGTTCTAACATTGCAAATGTCCAAGCCACCCcaattcaaatacaaaagtggACAGTACATGTTTGTGCAGTGCCCAGCCATTTCTCCATTTGAGTG GCATCCATTTTCAATTACCTCTGCTCCTGGTGATGACTACCTCAGTGTTCACATACGTCAGCTGGGTGACTGGACACAAGAGCTGAAGAGGGTATTTTCTGCAGCATGTGAGGCTCCTGTAGCTGGAAAGAGTGGACTTCTAAGGGCTGATGAAACGACAAAGAAAAG TTTGCCAAAGCTATTAATTGATGGTCCCTATGGTGCTCCAGCACAAGATTATAGAAAATATGATGTCTTGTTGCTAGTTGGTCTTGGAATTGGTGCAACCCCTTTCATCAGTATCTTAAAAGATTTGCTCATCAATATCGTAAAAATGGAAGAACAAGCA GATTTAGCCTCTGATCTCAGCAGAACATCAGACCTAAGTGTGGGTAGTGCAGATTCCACCACTCCCAACAGGGTTTCTCGAAAAAAGGCACTGAAGACCACGAATGCCTACTTCTATTGGGTAACTAGGGAGCAAGGCTCATTTGATTGGTTCAAAGGGGTAATGAATGAAGTTGCTGAGCTTGATCAAAGg GGTGTTATTGAAATGCATAACTACTTGACAAGTGTGTATGAAGAAGGTGATGCTCGATCGGCTCTAATTACTATGGTTCAAGCTCTGAACCACGCCAAGAATGGGGTCGACATTGTGTCAGGCACAAGG GTGAGAACCCATTTTGCAAGGCCTAATTGGAAGAaagttttctcaaaaatgtgTTCCAAGCACTGTGGTGCTAGAATTG GTGTGTTCTATTGTGGTGCTCCAGTTCTAGCCAAAGAACTTGGCAAACTTTGTTACGATTTCAATCAAAAAGGTACAACCAAGTTTGAATTTCATAAAGAGCATTTCTAG
- the LOC115717432 gene encoding cysteine-rich receptor-like protein kinase 26 — MCSISATNNHHGYNSGDRLFILGFILVLVTGKAFAGKTFVYESCLSVNGNYSNNSTYQKNLNRIFTNLTSGDGNGEGFHSFSYGKSSDRVYGIGLCRADLDPDLCRSCLNQSTHLLSLACPNQKEAIGGYDDCIVRYSDRSLFGIVETRPRFHSWSDRNVLSDFSGGFSRHLNILLGNLKNQAAAGGDFRKFAEGNYSGDPQFDRSLYGFTQCSPDLSEVQCKNCLDQAFEDILGENGTFRVAGRVIAPSCNFKYEFCPFYEHGNQSNPPSESRMQSTPPSPLSMNRKGKKSNKSRTIIIAVVPSVVFVVLLVSLGVYSSVKKSIRRRDENGVQAEVTEEIGNVECLKFDFSTIRVATNNFSEENKVKHQDLLYRGTLSDGQDIFVKCFNMTNSRTGDFMNELRICAKLQQRNVVRLIGFCLKGNERFLIYEFLPHSLHRLIFDPVLVEEFSLDWDIRYKIIRGISRGLLYLHEDHRLTIIHRDIKASNILLDDDMNPKISGFGLAKVLEVDRSEDFSMIGGTVGYLDPEYARSGILSVKSDVYSFGVLLLEIVSGQRSISCNDNREHLVATVWRNWNAGTSIVDPYIRLRYDYEESEIMRCIQIGLLCVQTRSNARPSMSSVVHMLNCNCLSLPLPSEFGDSQELSYPSGRSTSTNFNSGIIESSSEIFPESANDIELP; from the exons ATGTGCAGTATCTCTGCTACTAATAATCACCATG GTTATAATTCCGGTGACCGGCTTTTCATTCTCGGGTTCATACTGGTTTTGGTGACCGGAAAAGCTTTCGCCGGAAAAACCTTCGTCTACGAATCTTGTTTAAGCGTTAATGGAAATTATTCCAACAACAGTACTTACCAGAAAAATCTCAATCGGATCTTCACTAATCTCACCTCCGGCGACGGCAATGGCGAAGGATTTCACAGTTTCTCGTACGGAAAAAGTTCAGACCGAGTTTATGGGATCGGACTTTGCAGAGCTGATCTTGATCCCGATTTATGCCGAAGTTGTCTCAATCAATCTACTCATCTTCTTTCGCTGGCTTGCCCTAACCAGAAAGAGGCGATTGGGGGTTATGACGATTGTATTGTGCGATACTCCGATCGATCGTTGTTTGGAATCGTAGAAACTCGTCCGAGATTCCATTCATGGAGCGATCGAAACGTTTTGTCTGATTTCAGTGGAGGGTTTTCTCGGCATCTGAATATTTTATTGGGGAATTTGAAGAATCAAGCTGCGGCTGGGGGTGATTTTCGGAAATTTGCAGAGGGGAATTATAGTGGGGATCCTCAGTTTGATAGATCTTTGTATGGATTTACGCAGTGTTCGCCGGATTTGTCTGAAGTGCAGTGTAAGAATTGCTTAGATCAAGCTTTTGAGGATATTTTAGGGGAAAATGGAACTTTTAGGGTTGCGGGAAGAGTGATTGCTCCTAGTTGTAActttaaatatgaattttgcCCCTTTTATGAACATGGAAATCAATCTAATCCACCATCGGAATCTCGAATGCAATCGACACCACCATCTCCTCTGTCAATGAATCGAAAAG GAAAGAAGAGTAACAAGTCTAGAACTATCATCATTGCAGTTGTTCCAAGTGTTGTTTTTGTGGTCTTACTTGTCTCCCTCGGTGTGTACTCAAGTGTGAAAAAGTCAATTCGTAGAAGGGATGAAA ATGGAGTGCAGGCAGAAGTTACAGAAGAAATCGGAAATGTGGAATGCTTGAAGTTTGACTTTAGTACCATCAGAGTTGCAACAAATAACTTTTCAGAGGAAAATAAGGTCAAACATCAAGATCTTTTATATAGG GGTACACTTAGTGACGGACAAGACATTTTTGTGAAATGCTTCAATATGACGAATTCAAGGACAGGGGATTTTATGAATGAGTTACGAATTTGTGCTAAGCTTCAACAACGGAATGTTGTTAGGCTCATTGGTTTCTGCTTGAAAGGAAATGAAAGGTTCCTTATCTATGAGTTTCTTCCTCATAGTCTCCATCGTTTAATATTTG ATCCAGTCCTGGTTGAGGAGTTCTCTTTGGATTGGGATATTCGATACAAAATTATAAGAGGCATTTCTCGCGGGCTCCTATATCTTCATGAAGACCACCGGCTGACAATTATCCACCGTGATATTAAAGCCAGTAACATTTTATTAGATGATGATATGAACCCGAAGATATCAGGTTTTGGACTTGCAAAAGTGCTTGAAGTTGATCGTAGTGAAGATTTCAGTATGATTGGGGGGACCGT GGGATATCTGGATCCAGAGTACGCGAGAAGTGGGATACTTTCAGTCAAGAGTGATGTGTACAGTTTTGGAGTATTACTCTTGGAAATAGTAAGTGGACAAAGAAGTATCTCATGCAATGACAACAGGGAGCACCTCGTAGCCACT GTATGGAGAAATTGGAACGCAGGAACAAGTATTGTAGACCCTTATATAAGATTAAGATATGATTATGAAGAATCTGAAATAATGAGGTGCATCCAGATTGGACTTTTGTGTGTTCAAACACGTTCAAATGCTAGACCAAGTATGAGTTCAGTTGTTCACATGCTTAACTGCAACtgtctttctcttcctcttccctCGGAATTTGGAGATTCTCAAGAACTTAGTTATCCGTCAGGGCGGTCGACGTCAACTAATTTCAATTCAGGAATTATTGAATCATCCTCTGAGATCTTCCCAGAGTCAGCTAATGATATTGAACTGCCATAG
- the LOC115715627 gene encoding E3 ubiquitin-protein ligase ATL6: protein MRYSIIAFLFAWFLLPFVGAQPRGNSQNDPNAIQGLHTSVGVIIGVILTVVIFISLFSFFIIHCSNIHDDHQQQGPNPIRNIGRSAGNNGQGLDAALLHTAFPTLEYSTVKGLKIGKGALECAVCLCEFENDETLRLIPKCDHVFHVDCIDMWFQSHTTCPVCRANLVPGPDESVHRPEIDIEAQNDAVEQPEIQERVVAVAGSSSTELEVSQLRKSLNRSRTRGSRRLFQRSVSLLQPGENTERFTLRLPARVRKEIIERQLERSRSLLVLPRENSRGGRLGRKSERWNFTASFSNRLWSSFKSPKVDEND from the coding sequence ATGAGATATTCAATTATTGCTTTTCTCTTTGCCTGGTTTTTATTACCCTTCGTTGGAGCTCAGCCACGGGGAAATTCCCAAAATGACCCCAATGCGATTCAGGGGCTCCATACATCGGTAGGAGTCATCATTGGAGTCATCCTCACTGTGGTCATCTTCATATCACTATTTTCCTTCTTCATTATACACTGCTCCAATATCCATGAtgatcaccaacaacaaggCCCCAACCCCATCAGGAATATCGGAAGGTCTGCCGGGAATAATGGGCAAGGACTCGATGCGGCGCTGCTCCACACTGCTTTCCCTACGCTTGAGTATTCGACGGTAAAGGGGCTCAAGATCGGCAAAGGAGCGTTGGAATGCGCCGTGTGTTTGTGCGAATTCGAAAACGATGAAACGCTGCGTTTAATTCCCAAGTGTGATCACGTTTTCCACGTGGACTGTATTGATATGTGGTTCCAGTCGCATACTACTTGCCCCGTTTGTCGGGCTAATCTCGTACCCGGACCCGATGAGTCCGTACACCGACCCGAGATAGATATTGAGGCCCAAAACGACGCCGTGGAACAACCCGAGATTCAAGAAAGAGTAGTGGCCGTGGCTGGAAGTAGTAGTACGGAATTAGAAGTTTCACAATTGAGGAAGAGTTTAAATCGTAGCCGTACACGTGGATCTAGAAGATTATTTCAGCGGTCTGTATCGTTGTTACAACCGGGCGAGAACACGGAGCGGTTTACTCTGAGATTACCGGCGAGGGTGAGGAAGGAGATAATTGAGCGGCAATTGGAACGGAGCAGGAGCTTATTGGTGCTGCCTAGAGAAAATAGCAGAGGTGGGCGGTTGGGTAGGAAGTCGGAGCGGTGGAATTTCACGGCGAGTTTTTCTAATAGATTATGGTCTTCGTTCAAATCGCCAAAGGTAGACGAAAATGACtaa
- the LOC115718105 gene encoding E3 ubiquitin-protein ligase ATL6-like — protein sequence MMIFNNYCSWLSKPEKIAILFVLFLSTAALAYIGSPHDHQAPSPNPQPKHRSRFSDIVATVLIILGIIFFTVVFILIDQYIKGNLHFHGSAANNNNVGPGVELQAQAQAQAEAQARAQAQAEAQAREARQRAEAMVERFRRVTHREIKMQLGSGREEADECTICLEVFADDEVVNIIPNCGHVFHPHCILDWLSNGSIYNCPNCKRDLQQPPSFPSSSTGSSVVDPRFGEGTSRSRGLE from the coding sequence ATGATGATCTTCAATAATTATTGTTCATGGCTGTCGAAACCAGAAAAGATCGCCATTCTTTTCGTCCTATTCCTCTCGACAGCGGCCTTAGCCTACATCGGATCACCTCATGATCATCAAGCGCCATCGCCAAATCCTCAACCCAAACACCGATCGAGATTTTCAGACATCGTAGCCACAGTGCTAATAATTCTCGGAATAATCTTCTTCACCGTCGTCTTCATCTTGATCGATCAATACATCAAAGGCAATCTCCATTTCCACGGTTCTGCTGCGAACAACAACAATGTCGGCCCGGGGGTAGAACTTCAGGCTCAGGCTCAGGCTCAGGCTGAGGCTCAGGCTCGGGCTCAGGCTCAGGCTGAGGCTCAGGCTAGGGAGGCGCGGCAACGCGCTGAGGCGATGGTTGAGAGGTTCCGGAGGGTTACTCACAGGGAGATTAAGATGCAACTAGGGTCTGGAAGAGAAGAGGCTGATGAATGTACCATTTGTTTGGAAGTTTTCGCAGACGATGAAGTTGTTAATATTATACCCAATTGTGGTCACGTTTTCCATCCCCATTGTATTCTTGATTGGCTCTCTAATGGCAGCATTTACAATTGCCCCAATTGCAAACGCGATCTCCAACAACCACCATCATTTCCGTCTTCGAGTACTGGAAGTAGTGTTGTGGACCCAAGATTTGGAGAAGGAACTAGCAGATCAAGAGGGTTGGAGTAG
- the LOC115717250 gene encoding putative disease resistance protein RGA3 — protein sequence MFEEIRKESVASVMGGITFNMIKLKELSQNECQLIFERHAFKGRNNEEDIIELRDIGIKIVSKCKGLPLAAKTLGGLMSFKRSRKEWEDVLCSHLWELNVCEVEQYLFGPLLLSYLDLSSLGKRCLLHCAIYPKDHLIEKRKLIEMWMSEGYLNSEEEGASIFRNLTTRSFFQDFQQPNDAEYDDDDDDDNVVCKMHDILHDFIQYLTKRECEIIEAFNIVDLVADQKRSKRKLRQRIRHLTITMESEAEFPKLELSNDNKKFLHTFHILRQGDININNAPFDISMLLCLKHLRSLNLSSCGLMKLPENIGDLIHLRYLEVGDNPLEKLPNSFCNLCNLQTLRMESHFLVPIELPEGIGKLVNLRSLYIRGENSRFEGLPKGITTLPSLRILDWFPHNTQDNNKYLSIRELTTTMMNCNNLKIYHLTLHLESHNKTFIDLTTLGNIYELEIYPISREEELVIGLLDQFNSIQPHPKLKVLRVGQFGRIQTFSPKWIKSLLSLRKLVFCGCSCLITLPSAVAKLPSLEALEFWGLRAKFIGPELLGLVLGDTDDDEVRVLYPKLKVLKFTSVENWCEWKTEPLMIKIMPVLESLYFWSCSSLGVLPGFLCNVKSLKFIHISNATKLEKHCRVRDENEWPKISHAKNILLNGVHVQKEGHYLLH from the coding sequence ATGTTTGAAGAAATTAGAAAAGAGAGTGTAGCAAGTGTGATGGGAGGTATTACTTTCAATATGATTAAGTTAAAAGAATTGAGCCAAAATGAGTGTCAATTAATATTTGAAAGGCATGCATTTAAGGGTAGAAATAATGAAGAAGATATCATAGAATTGAGAGACATAGGTATCAAAATTGTGAGCAAGTGTAAAGGTTTACCTCTAGCAGCAAAGACTTTGGGTGGTCTTATGAGTTTCAAGAGAAGTAGAAAAGAATGGGAAGATGTTTTGTGTAGTCATTTGTGGGAGTTAAATGTTTGTGAAGTTGAACAATATCTCTTTGGTCCATTGTTACTAAGTTACCTTGATTTATCATCTTTAGGAAAACGTTGTTTGTTGCATTGTGCCATTTATCCAAAAGATCATTTGATTGAGAAGAGAAAACTAATTGAAATGTGGATGTCAGAAGGTTATCTAAACTCAGAAGAGGAAGGGGCAAGTATTTTTCGGAATTTAACAACTCGATCTTTCTTTCAAGATTTTCAACAGCCAAATGATGCTgaatatgatgatgatgatgatgatgataatgttGTTTGTAAGATGCATGACATTTTACATGATTTCATTCAGTATTTGACAAAAAGAGAATGTGAGATCATAGAAGCTTTTAATATTGTTGATTTGGTTGCTGATCAGAAGAGGAGTAAGAGAAAGTTAAGGCAGAGGATTAGACATTTGACCATAACAATGGAATCTGAAGCTGAGTTTCCTAAATTGGAATTGAGTAATGACAACAAAAAGTTCTTGCACACCTTTCATATTTTAAGGCAAGGTGATATCAATATCAATAATGCTCCTTTTGATATCTCCATGTTGTTATGTTTAAAACATCTTAGGAGTTTAAATTTGTCAAGTTGTGGGCTCATGAAATTGCCAGAGAATATAGGGGACTTAATACATTTGAGATATCTTGAAGTTGGAGACAACCCTTTAGAGAAATTACCAAACTCATTTTGTAACTTATGCAACTTGCAAACTTTGAGAATGGAGTCTCATTTTCTAGTGCCTATAGAGTTACCAGAAGGGATTGGAAAGTTAGTAAATTTGAGGTCTTTGTATATTAGGGGTGAAAATTCTAGGTTTGAGGGATTGCCAAAAGGTATTACCACCTTACCTTCATTAAGAATTCTAGATTGGTTTCCACATAATACCCAAGACAACAACAAGTACTTGAGTATTAGAGAGTTGACTACTACAATGATGAATTGCAACAATCTTAAAATTTATCATTTGACTCTTCATTTGGAAAGTCACAACAAGACTTTCATAGATCTAACAACTTTAGGAAACATTTATGAACTAGAAATATACCCAATAAGCAGAGAAGAGGAATTAGTAATTGGCCTATTGGATCAGTTTAATAGTATCCAACCTCATCCAAAGTTGAAAGTTTTAAGAGTAGGACAATTTGGTAGAATCCAAACCTTTTCTCCAAAATGGATTAAGTCCTTATTGTCTTTGCGTAAGCTTGTATTCTGTGGTTGTTCTTGTTTAATCACATTACCATCAGCTGTAGCCAAACTACCATCTCTAGAGGCACTCGAATTTTGGGGCTTGCGCGCCAAGTTTATTGGGCCCGAGCTTTTGGGTTTAGTACTTGGTGATACTGATGATGATGAAGTGCGAGTTCTTTACCCGAAACTTAAAGTGCTGAAATTCACAAGCGTGGAAAATTGGTGCGAGTGGAAAACAGAACCGCTTATGATCAAGATCATGCCGGTTTTGGAATCACTATACTTTTGGTCTTGCTCAAGCCTTGGAGTATTGCCTGGCTTTCTTTGTAATGTGAAGTCTTTGAAGTTTATACACATAAGCAATGCAACAAAACTTGAGAAGCATTGTCGAGTGAGGGATGAGAATGAGTGGCCCAAAATTTCTCATGCCAAAAACATTCTCCTTAACGGTGTGCATGTGCAAAAGGAGGGCCATTACTTGCTACATTGA